CGGCGACGACGTAGAGATCAAAAGTGCTGTAGCCGACGCTGTAGCTGCCAATGCAGATCAGCACGACGATCATCGGATAGAGCAGGTTGAAGGGCACTTTCAGCAGCGCCGCCCAGACCCGCAACAGCGGCAGGTTCATGGCCAGCAGCAGCACGTTGCCCAAGCCAAAGCTGAAAATCAGGCCCCAGAAGATATCCGGGTGGGTGGTCGCCAGCATCGGACCGGGTTGCAGCCCGTGAATGATCATCGCACCCAGCAAGAGCGACATGACAACCTCGCCCGGAATCCCGAGCATGAGCGTGGGGATAAAGGCGGTCATTGCCGCCGAGTTATTCGCCGCTTCGGGCGCGGCGACACCTTCGATTGCGCCATGACCAAAGCGGTCGGGCTCGTTTGCCACCTTCTTTTCAAAGGCATAGGCCATGAACGATGAAATCCCCGGCCCGGTCCCCGGCAGCGTGCCGAAAAAGGCGCCGATTGCCGAGCCGCGCAGAATCGGGCGATAGATTAGCGGCCAGGTGTTTGCCCAGAACCGGGAGGTGCGCGCCGAAAGATCCGCGGCACTGCTGCTGAGCCGGGACAGGTTGATGTTGCCCATCACCTCGGTGATGCCAAACAGACCCATCGCCAGCGCGACGATGCTCAACCCGTTGTAAAGCTCATGCACGCCAAAGGAAAACCGCGGGATGCCCGAGTTCACATCAAGCCCGATCACGCCCAGCAGGACGCCCAGAACCGCCATGGCGATATTCTTGAGCGCGGAACTGCCACCGACCGACGCCGAGGCAATCAAGCCCAGCAACAGCGCCGCGAAATACTCGGACGGGCCGAACATGAAGCCGACCACGGCCAGCAGCGGCGCGAACAGCAAGATCACCGCGATGCCGATCATCGAGCCGACAAACGAGGCGGTCAGCGCGGCGGTCAGCGCCTGATGCGCGCGCCCGGCCTTGGCCATCGGGCCGCCGTCGATGCAGGTGACCGCCGAGGTTGCAGTGCCCGGAATATTGAGCAGGATCGAGGTGATCGCCCCGCCGTATTGCGTGCCGTAATACACCCCTGACAGGAAAATCAGCGCCGCACCGGGGTCCATGTAATAGGTCAATGGCAGCAGCAAGGACAGCGCCGCCAGTGGACCGACGCCGGGCAGAACGCCGATAAGCGTGCCCAGAAACACGCCGCTGAAACACGACAGCAGGGTTTGCAACTGAAAGAGCGAACTCAGCCCCGCCAGAACTCCGTCAAGATCATTCATGGCCGCACCTCAAAACGCAAAGGGGCGGATTTGCATGTCCAGCCCCCAGTAAAAGACAAGCCAGACAAAGGCGATTGTCACGCCGGCAACGATGACCCGTGACAGCCAGCCGCGATCCGTCCAGGGCAGGGTGACGATGAGCACGGTAACGGCAATGGCGATGACGAATCCCGCGCGCTCCAGCAGCACGGCAAAGGCCAGAACGCCGCCCGCAATGGCCGCGACATTGCCCATGCCGCCGCGCATTGGCCGTGTTTCGCGCGGCCGCGCGACCCAGGCGATGGCACCACCCAGAAGGACCAGCAACACGCCCAGAGCGGTCGGCACAAACCCCGGCCCGATCTGGCGCAACGTGCCCAGCGGATAATGCGCCCGCGTATACAGGACCGTGGCAAGACCGATGACCAGCAGGATCAGGCCCCCCAGGATTTCGGCGCGCCGGTTACTGGCCATTGTCAATCGCTCCGCTTTCGGTTTCAAGCACGGGCCATTCGGCAACCGCGCCCTTCAGAAACGCCTCGATCAGCTTGGGCCGTTGCACCTTGCCCGAGTCGTTGTGCAGCGGCGTGCGGATGAAATGAAACGCTTTTGGCGTCTTGATCGACCCCAGTTCGTCGCGCAAACGCTGTTTTATCGCGGCAAGGGTTCGGGTGGTTGGCTGCAAACCATCGCGCAGATTGATCAACGCCACCGCACGCTCGCCAAAATCGGGGTCGGGGAGGCCGATGACCACCGCATCCACCACATCGGGGCAGGCGATCAGCGCCGCCTCGATCTCTTGCGGGTAGAGGTTCACGCCACCCGAGATGATGGTGAAACTGCGCCGCCCGGTGAGATACAGATAGCCATCCGCATCGACATAGCCAAGATCGCCAAAGGTCTTCCAGCCTTGGCGGCTGATGCTGGCCTTGGTCTTTTCGGCAGCGTTCCAATAGCTGAAACTGGCGGGGCTGTCGAAATAGATCCCGCCGACCTCGCCGGTGGGAAGCTCGTTGTCATTGTCGTCCAGAATATGCGCAGTGCAATGGAGTGGTCGCCCAACCGACCCTTTGTGCTGCAACCATTCCTTGCTGGAGATAATCGCGTTTCCAATGCCCTCGGTGCCGGAATAATACTCGTCCAGCACCGGCCCCCACCAGGCGATCATCGCCTCTTTGGTGGCAATCGGGCAGGGGGCCGCGCCATGTATCGCCGAGCGGATGCTGGACAGGTCATAGCGTTCACGCTGCTCTTTGGGCAGCGAAAGCAGACGGTGGAACATGGTTGGCACCCAAAGCCCGTGGGTGCAGCGGTATTTCTCGATGGCCTTGAGTGCGGCGAGTGCATCGAAGTGACGCATGGAAACAACCGTCGCGCCCGCCGAGAGGGCCGCGCACACAAAACGGTGCGGCGCGCTGTGATAAATCGGCGAGGTGTTGAGGAAAACCGCCGTGCCGTCCAACCCGGAATCCGCCGCGGCGCGTTCGTTTCGCGGATCAGGCGCGTTCCACGGCCGGTCGGGCAGGGGCGTGCGGATGCCTTTGGGCTTCCCGGTCGAGCCTGACGAATAGCTCATCTGCGTGCCGGTGCGAAATTCCGGGTGCGGGTGCGGCGGATGCGGTGCAACCAGCGCCGCGAGGCTGTCGCCATAGGCCAGTTCCGGCCCGTCCAGCATCAGCACCCGCGTCTGCGCGGGCAGGGCGTTTGCCAGGGGCTGCGCGTCAAACATACCCGCCCCGGTTATCAGCAGCGGCGCGCCGCAATCCTCGACAAAAAAGGCCACGTCGCGCAGCGAGGATTTGCTGGGGATCATCGTGTAATACGCGCCGGTTCGCTGCGCCGCGAGGATCAACACCACATGACTCAGGTCGTTGGGCAGACAGAACGCGATATTGCCGCCGGGCCGGACACCCTGCGCGATCAGGAACCGCGCCGTCTGGTTGATCAGCGCTTCAAGCGCGCCAAAGCGGATGCGTTGGCCTGTGGCGTCGTCAATAAAGGCGACCGAGTCACCGCTTTGCGCTGCAATCTGAGAAATATGAGCCATAAACCATCCAGAAACTTGCCGACCCCGGCCTTGATGCCATGACGGGGCTCAAGACCGAGGCCGGCAATCCATTGAGACCGTGATCAGTCCGTCGGAATGCCGATCAGATCGACCATGCGCCGCCAGACACCCAGTTGATATGCCAGGGTTTCGCCCAGTTCTTCGGGCGTTCCCGGCTGCAAAATGGTGCCGAAGGTGGCAAAGCGCTCGACGAGTTCGGGCTGGCTCAAGACCACGTTGAGCGCCTCGGACATCTGGTTGACCACATCATCCGGCGCGCCAGCGGTGGTGAAAAAGCCCGACCACGGGTCAAGATCGACCGAGGCATAGCCAAGCTCCACGAATGTCGGCAAGTCCGGGTCGATATGCGTGCGCTCGGGGAACAGCACCGCCAGCGGGCGCACCTTGTCCTCCAGTTGACGAATCGCGCTGAGGGTCAGGAACATCGCCTGCACGCGGTTCGCCGCCAGATCGGGCAAGGCCGCGCCGCTTCCGCTGTAGGGGATATGCACCATGTCCAGACCGGCGGCCTCGGCAAATTGCGCGGTGGCGACGATTGCGGTGGAATCGCCCGTGGCATAATTCACCTCACCCGGATGGGCGCGAACATAGGCGACAAATTCGTCCAATGTCGTGACCGGCAATTCGGAGTTGACAACGAATTCAAAGACATAAGGCCCAAAGGACGAGACCGGGCGGAAATCTGCGATCGGGTCGTAGGGCGGATTCGTGCGGTGGATCGCCGGTGCGTAGTTCATCGGCGAGGGCGTTGCCATCAGCAGCGTGTAACCATCGGGCTCGGCGGTGGCGACGGCCGTGGCGCCGATCACCCCATCACCGCCGGGACGGTTCAAGACGTTGACCGGCACGCCGAGGTGCTCTTGCAGGCTGGCCGCCACCATGCGCGCGGCGAAATCGCCGCCACCACCGGCGGCGAATGGCACAACGATGGTCACCGGTTTCGCGGGAAAGGCCTCGTCGGCCAGCGTGACTCCGGGCAGCGTCAATGCCGCGGTCAGCGCCACAAACCCTGCAAGCGTGGTTCTGCGTTTGAGTGTCGTCATGGTCTATTCCTCCCAGAAATCTGCCGCTGTCGCACGGCGTTGAGTGCTTTCATGTCTGCAAGTGCGGCGTTGTATTCGTGCGCCATCCGGTCAACCACCTCGGCCACCGTGCCAACCTTGTCGATGGCGCCGATCCCCTGGCCGCAACCCCAGATATCCTTCCAGGCCTTTGATTTGCCTTCGGACCGATATTCGAGAACCTTCATCTGCTCGGGATTGCCCGATTGCAGAACGTCGGGGTCGATGCCGGCGGCTTCGATCGACGGGCGCAGGTAGTTGCCATGCACGCCCGTGAAAAAATTGGTGTAGATGATGTCATCGGCCGCGTGTTCGACAATGGCGTCTTTATAGGCAGGCGAGGCATGGGCCTCTTCGGTGGCGATGAACACCGTCCCGGCATAGGCGAAATCCGCGCCCAGAGCCTGTGTCGCCACTATCGAACGCCCGTTGCTGATCGCCCCGGCCAAGGCGACCGGGCCGTCGAACCAGTCGCGGATTTCCTGCATCAGCGCAAAGGGCGACAGGCGCCCGGCGTGCCCTCCGGCCCCGGCGGCCACGGCGACCAGCCCATCGGCGCCCTTTTCGATGGCCTTCTTGGCAAAGCGGTTGTTGATCACGTCATGCAGCACAAGCCCGCCATAGCCGTGCACCGCGTCGTTGATCTCGGGCCGCGCGCCCAGTGACGAGATGATCAGCGGCACCTTGTAATCGACACACACGCCCATGTCGTCATCCAGCCGCGTGTTGCTTTTGTGCACGATCTGATTGACCGCATAGGGGGCCGAGGGGCGATCGGGGTTGTCACGGTCCCATTTCGCCAGCTCCTCGTTGAGAAACTCGATCCACTTCACCAATTCCCCCTCGGGCCGTGCATTCAGAGCGGGAAATGATCCGACAATCCCGGCCTTGCATTGCGCCGCGACCAGTTCCGGATAAGAGACGATAAACAGTGGAGAGCCAATCAACGGCAGGCGCATCCGCGCCTTGATGTCAGAAAATGTGGGCATCGTTTGACCTTCAATGACGGAATTTGACGCGATGTTGGATCACGCAAAGTTATAAAGCAAATTGATGGCAGCTATATTTTTATAGATATGATCTATAAGCGATGCCGCGCTCGATCTGGTCGGTGTTGGTGCGAGTGTCGGAGTCGCCACCCGTGAGCCGCGCCAACACCAGCCGGGCGATCACCGCCCTTGGCAACGGCGCGCCGCTCTCGCGGATCATGGCCGCATTTTTCCGGGCCGCCCACCGGGTTGGGGTCGGGCGAGCAAACCCGGAACCCGGCTAGGCCCTCAACCACCCGAGCGTTTGATCCGTTGGCCCCTGCGGTTTGTATTCAGCCCCCAGAGGCGCCGTGTAGCCAAGCGCCTTGATGACGCTGAACACATGCGCGTAGTTCACCTCGCCATGATCGGGCGGGCCACGGTCGGGGACGCTGGCAAACTGGATATGGCCGATATGGCCAAGAAGCTTCTGCAATTTATGCGTCAGATCGCCTTCCATCAACTGCACATGATAGCAATCGAACATCAGCTTGATATTCGGCGCGCTGACATCGGTGATCACCTTGATCGCCTGATCGGTGGTTTGCAGGAAATACCCCGGCGCATCATAGGCGTTGAGCGGCTCGATCAGGATGGTGATACCCCGCGCGGCGGCGGCATCGCAGGCGTAGCGCAGGTTGGCGATGAATGTGTCACGCGCGTGCGGGCCAGTCGCGAACCCCGCCATGACGTGAACATTCGGCGCCGCGATGGCAGCCGCATAGGCAATCGCCTGATCAATCGCGGCGCGGGCATCGCCCTCGCGGCCCGGCAGGGCACAAAGGCCGTTTTCACCGCGCGAGACATCGCCCCGCACCGTGTTCAGCCCCAGCATCGTCAGCCCGGTTTCGGTCAGCGCGGTTTTGATCTGCCGGGGTTGAAACGCATAGGGCCAATGGCATTCTACCGCCTGAAAGCCCGCCGCATGGGCGGCGCGGATGGCGTCAGGCAGCGGCAGATCAGCCCAGAGGAACCCAAGATTGGCCGAGAATTGCATCCGTCGTCCCACTCACTATTAATAATCGGTCACCAGATCGGTGACCTGCGCTGGCGTCAACCTGCGGGCCGGGACCCCGCGCATCCGCATCACCGCGGTGCGCTTGTCATGGGGCGTGGCTTTCCAGCACTTTGGCGGCCTTTTCGAAATTGTCCGCTGTGCCAAAGTTGACCGATTTCAGCGCAAGGACAAGGGTGTCCGGCGTCTGGTTGAATAGGCATCCGGCCTCAGGTAGACCTGCTTTGTGATGTTCATTGTCTACTGAACACACTAGACAGACACGGCGTTGTTTGACAGGTTGTCAACCACACCTGGCACCGGAGAGAGACGTGAACAAATCCGTTCAAGCAAAACCCGCCGCGGAAGCACGCTCTGACTTCATCGAGAAAATCGGTGTGATCGTGCAGACCGAAGGGTTGCCGCGCATTGCCGGGCGGGTGTTGGCGATGTTGCTCTATGATGGCGAGCGGGCCTCCTTTGGCCAGCTGGCCGAGGCGCTGCAAGTCAGTCGTGGCAGCATCAGTTCCAGCGTTCGCTTGTTGGAAACGCAACAGTTGATCAAACGCGTCGCACAACCCGGCGACCGGCAGGATTATTTCCAGATTGTGCCCAACGCCTTTTCCAATCTGATCGAAGCCTCGGTCTTGCGGATGCGTCGCGCCGCGGCGGATATCGAAGAGTTGCTGCGCGAGATACCCGACACCGAAGTGGGCCCGCGTCAGCGCGTTCAGGAATATGCGCGCTATTATCATGCCATGAGCGACGGCATGATCGAGACCGCGCGGGTTTTGCGCGAGACTCCCAGCCTCGGCACCGGCGACGCCTGA
Above is a window of Pararhodobacter sp. DNA encoding:
- a CDS encoding tripartite tricarboxylate transporter permease codes for the protein MNDLDGVLAGLSSLFQLQTLLSCFSGVFLGTLIGVLPGVGPLAALSLLLPLTYYMDPGAALIFLSGVYYGTQYGGAITSILLNIPGTATSAVTCIDGGPMAKAGRAHQALTAALTASFVGSMIGIAVILLFAPLLAVVGFMFGPSEYFAALLLGLIASASVGGSSALKNIAMAVLGVLLGVIGLDVNSGIPRFSFGVHELYNGLSIVALAMGLFGITEVMGNINLSRLSSSAADLSARTSRFWANTWPLIYRPILRGSAIGAFFGTLPGTGPGISSFMAYAFEKKVANEPDRFGHGAIEGVAAPEAANNSAAMTAFIPTLMLGIPGEVVMSLLLGAMIIHGLQPGPMLATTHPDIFWGLIFSFGLGNVLLLAMNLPLLRVWAALLKVPFNLLYPMIVVLICIGSYSVGYSTFDLYVVAATGVIGYWLVKADFSPAPLLLGFVLGPMVEENFRRAMLMARGDLIQMASGPITAGFLLCSAGLLFFTIRAELTGRRAAALAEK
- a CDS encoding tripartite tricarboxylate transporter TctB family protein, with the translated sequence MASNRRAEILGGLILLVIGLATVLYTRAHYPLGTLRQIGPGFVPTALGVLLVLLGGAIAWVARPRETRPMRGGMGNVAAIAGGVLAFAVLLERAGFVIAIAVTVLIVTLPWTDRGWLSRVIVAGVTIAFVWLVFYWGLDMQIRPFAF
- a CDS encoding AMP-binding protein, with protein sequence MAHISQIAAQSGDSVAFIDDATGQRIRFGALEALINQTARFLIAQGVRPGGNIAFCLPNDLSHVVLILAAQRTGAYYTMIPSKSSLRDVAFFVEDCGAPLLITGAGMFDAQPLANALPAQTRVLMLDGPELAYGDSLAALVAPHPPHPHPEFRTGTQMSYSSGSTGKPKGIRTPLPDRPWNAPDPRNERAAADSGLDGTAVFLNTSPIYHSAPHRFVCAALSAGATVVSMRHFDALAALKAIEKYRCTHGLWVPTMFHRLLSLPKEQRERYDLSSIRSAIHGAAPCPIATKEAMIAWWGPVLDEYYSGTEGIGNAIISSKEWLQHKGSVGRPLHCTAHILDDNDNELPTGEVGGIYFDSPASFSYWNAAEKTKASISRQGWKTFGDLGYVDADGYLYLTGRRSFTIISGGVNLYPQEIEAALIACPDVVDAVVIGLPDPDFGERAVALINLRDGLQPTTRTLAAIKQRLRDELGSIKTPKAFHFIRTPLHNDSGKVQRPKLIEAFLKGAVAEWPVLETESGAIDNGQ
- a CDS encoding tripartite tricarboxylate transporter substrate binding protein, which gives rise to MTTLKRRTTLAGFVALTAALTLPGVTLADEAFPAKPVTIVVPFAAGGGGDFAARMVAASLQEHLGVPVNVLNRPGGDGVIGATAVATAEPDGYTLLMATPSPMNYAPAIHRTNPPYDPIADFRPVSSFGPYVFEFVVNSELPVTTLDEFVAYVRAHPGEVNYATGDSTAIVATAQFAEAAGLDMVHIPYSGSGAALPDLAANRVQAMFLTLSAIRQLEDKVRPLAVLFPERTHIDPDLPTFVELGYASVDLDPWSGFFTTAGAPDDVVNQMSEALNVVLSQPELVERFATFGTILQPGTPEELGETLAYQLGVWRRMVDLIGIPTD
- a CDS encoding nitronate monooxygenase family protein; the encoded protein is MPTFSDIKARMRLPLIGSPLFIVSYPELVAAQCKAGIVGSFPALNARPEGELVKWIEFLNEELAKWDRDNPDRPSAPYAVNQIVHKSNTRLDDDMGVCVDYKVPLIISSLGARPEINDAVHGYGGLVLHDVINNRFAKKAIEKGADGLVAVAAGAGGHAGRLSPFALMQEIRDWFDGPVALAGAISNGRSIVATQALGADFAYAGTVFIATEEAHASPAYKDAIVEHAADDIIYTNFFTGVHGNYLRPSIEAAGIDPDVLQSGNPEQMKVLEYRSEGKSKAWKDIWGCGQGIGAIDKVGTVAEVVDRMAHEYNAALADMKALNAVRQRQISGRNRP
- a CDS encoding hydroxypyruvate isomerase family protein; its protein translation is MQFSANLGFLWADLPLPDAIRAAHAAGFQAVECHWPYAFQPRQIKTALTETGLTMLGLNTVRGDVSRGENGLCALPGREGDARAAIDQAIAYAAAIAAPNVHVMAGFATGPHARDTFIANLRYACDAAAARGITILIEPLNAYDAPGYFLQTTDQAIKVITDVSAPNIKLMFDCYHVQLMEGDLTHKLQKLLGHIGHIQFASVPDRGPPDHGEVNYAHVFSVIKALGYTAPLGAEYKPQGPTDQTLGWLRA
- a CDS encoding GbsR/MarR family transcriptional regulator; the protein is MNKSVQAKPAAEARSDFIEKIGVIVQTEGLPRIAGRVLAMLLYDGERASFGQLAEALQVSRGSISSSVRLLETQQLIKRVAQPGDRQDYFQIVPNAFSNLIEASVLRMRRAAADIEELLREIPDTEVGPRQRVQEYARYYHAMSDGMIETARVLRETPSLGTGDA